One genomic segment of Occultella kanbiaonis includes these proteins:
- the folE gene encoding GTP cyclohydrolase I FolE: MVEQLPPARPYDAEGVERAVRDLLIAVGEDPDRDGLRDTPKRMAKAYTEIFAGLHAEPEDVVQTFFEIEHEEMVIVRDIAVYSTCEHHLLPFHGVAHVGYIPSVDGTVTGLSKLARLVDVFAKRPQVQERLTSQVADALVRLLDARGVIVVIECEHLCMSMRGVRKPGARTVTSAVRGQMRNTATRAEAMSLIARD, from the coding sequence ATGGTCGAACAACTGCCGCCCGCCCGTCCTTATGACGCCGAGGGCGTCGAGCGGGCCGTGCGGGATCTGCTCATCGCGGTGGGGGAGGACCCGGACCGGGATGGCCTGCGGGACACCCCGAAGCGGATGGCCAAGGCCTACACGGAGATCTTCGCCGGTCTGCACGCCGAGCCCGAGGACGTCGTCCAGACGTTCTTCGAGATCGAGCACGAGGAGATGGTGATCGTCCGTGACATCGCCGTCTACTCCACCTGTGAACACCACCTGCTGCCGTTCCACGGGGTCGCCCACGTGGGCTACATCCCGTCGGTCGACGGCACCGTCACGGGCCTGAGCAAACTGGCCCGGCTCGTCGACGTCTTCGCCAAGCGGCCCCAGGTGCAGGAGCGGCTCACCAGCCAGGTCGCGGACGCCCTGGTCCGGCTGCTGGACGCGCGCGGCGTGATCGTCGTCATCGAGTGCGAGCACCTGTGCATGTCGATGCGTGGGGTGCGCAAGCCGGGTGCGCGGACCGTGACGTCCGCGGTGCGCGGGCAGATGCGCAACACCGCCACCCGCGCCGAGGCGATGAGCCTCATCGCGCGCGACTGA